Proteins encoded by one window of Massilia sp. NR 4-1:
- a CDS encoding PEP-CTERM sorting domain-containing protein, whose translation MKKLSVALLGATTLLAAASTYAAPIQLVKNGGFESDIVGNSNWIQSNTLSGWTVGANGVEIRNDIAGKAFGGNNYVELDTYANSSISQNLATTSGGTYTLSFYYSPREFTSSASNGIEVLWNGVSKGIFSANGGSSGNLWQQYSFNVTGAGASTALEFRAVGTSDSLGGGLDNVSVTSAVPEPGSMALMGLGLGLLGFCVRRKRPA comes from the coding sequence ATGAAAAAACTGTCAGTTGCCCTGCTGGGCGCTACTACCCTGCTGGCGGCTGCCAGTACTTACGCCGCCCCGATCCAGCTGGTCAAAAACGGCGGCTTCGAGAGCGATATCGTCGGCAATTCCAACTGGATTCAGAGCAATACCCTGAGCGGCTGGACTGTGGGCGCCAATGGCGTCGAAATCCGCAACGACATCGCGGGCAAGGCCTTCGGCGGCAATAACTATGTGGAGCTGGATACCTACGCCAACAGCTCGATCAGCCAGAACCTGGCCACCACGTCCGGCGGCACCTACACGCTGAGCTTCTATTACTCGCCGCGCGAATTCACCAGCAGCGCCAGCAACGGTATCGAAGTGCTGTGGAATGGCGTGTCGAAAGGCATCTTCAGCGCCAATGGCGGCAGCAGCGGCAATCTGTGGCAGCAGTATTCCTTCAATGTGACTGGCGCCGGTGCTTCGACGGCACTGGAATTCCGCGCCGTCGGCACCAGCGACAGCCTTGGCGGCGGTCTGGACAATGTGTCCGTGACGTCGGCCGTGCCGGAACCCGGCAGCATGGCCCTGATGGGCCTGGGCCTGGGCCTACTGGGCTTCTGCGTACGCCGCAAGCGTCCGGCCTAA
- a CDS encoding PadR family transcriptional regulator encodes MYHFFRGHHRQMHGHGHYHRGGGGRGPKMFDAGAMRYVVLQLIAEKPRHGYEIIKELAQRAGGAYTPSPGAIYPLLSMLLDMGHVSASADGNKKLHTITPEGEAFLAENRQMVDAVMARISQPVDENEDLRSLMHALKEVIILRARDYTATETRLAQIRAILKRARAEIEALD; translated from the coding sequence ATGTACCATTTCTTTCGCGGACACCATCGCCAAATGCACGGCCACGGCCACTACCATCGTGGCGGCGGCGGACGCGGTCCGAAAATGTTCGACGCCGGCGCCATGCGCTATGTGGTGCTGCAGCTGATCGCCGAGAAGCCGCGCCACGGCTACGAAATCATCAAGGAGCTGGCGCAGCGCGCGGGTGGGGCATACACGCCCAGCCCAGGCGCCATCTACCCCCTGTTGTCCATGCTGCTGGACATGGGCCATGTGTCGGCCAGCGCCGACGGCAACAAGAAACTGCACACGATCACGCCCGAAGGCGAAGCCTTCCTGGCGGAGAACCGGCAGATGGTCGATGCCGTGATGGCGCGCATATCGCAGCCGGTCGATGAGAACGAAGACCTGCGTTCACTGATGCATGCCTTGAAAGAGGTCATCATCCTCCGGGCGCGCGACTACACGGCCACCGAAACGCGCCTGGCGCAGATCCGCGCTATTCTGAAACGGGCGCGCGCCGAGATCGAAGCGCTCGACTGA
- the groL gene encoding chaperonin GroEL (60 kDa chaperone family; promotes refolding of misfolded polypeptides especially under stressful conditions; forms two stacked rings of heptamers to form a barrel-shaped 14mer; ends can be capped by GroES; misfolded proteins enter the barrel where they are refolded when GroES binds), protein MAAKEVVFGDAARAKMVEGVNILANAVKVTLGPKGRNVVLERSFGAPTVTKDGVSVAKEIELKDKLMNMGAQMVKEVASKTSDNAGDGTTTATVLAQAIVREGMKFVAAGMNPMDLKRGIDKAVAATVEELKNIAKPCTTSKEIAQVGAISANSDASIGERIAEAMEKVGKEGVITVEDGKSLNDELDIVEGMQFDRGYLSPYFINNQEKQVAVLDNPFVLLCDKKISNIRDLLPVLEQVAKAGRPLLIIAEDIEGEALATLVVNNIRGILKTCAVKAPGFGDRRKAMLEDIAILTGGQVVAEEVGLTLEKVSLAELGQAKRIEVGKENTIVIDGAGEASAIEGRVKQIRVQIEEATSDYDREKLQERVAKLAGGVAVIKVGAATEVEMKEKKARVEDALHATRAAVEEGIVPGGGVALLRARAALTLKGDNPDQDAGIKIVLRAMEEPLRMIVQNAGEESSVVVNAVLAGKGNYGYNAANGTYGDMVEMGVLDPAKVTRSALQNAASIAGLMLTTDCMVAEVVEDKPAGGMGGMGGMGGMGGMDGMM, encoded by the coding sequence ATGGCAGCTAAAGAAGTAGTATTCGGCGACGCAGCGCGCGCCAAGATGGTTGAAGGCGTCAACATCCTCGCCAACGCAGTTAAAGTCACCCTGGGTCCAAAGGGCCGCAACGTGGTGCTGGAGCGCTCCTTCGGCGCCCCAACCGTGACCAAGGACGGCGTGTCGGTCGCTAAAGAGATCGAACTGAAAGACAAGCTCATGAACATGGGCGCGCAGATGGTCAAGGAAGTCGCTTCCAAAACCAGCGACAACGCCGGCGACGGCACCACCACCGCGACCGTGCTGGCCCAAGCCATCGTGCGCGAAGGCATGAAATTCGTGGCCGCCGGCATGAACCCGATGGACCTGAAGCGCGGCATCGACAAAGCTGTCGCCGCCACCGTGGAAGAGCTGAAAAACATCGCCAAACCATGCACCACCTCCAAGGAAATCGCCCAGGTTGGCGCCATTTCCGCCAACTCCGACGCCTCGATCGGCGAGCGCATCGCTGAAGCGATGGAAAAAGTCGGCAAGGAAGGCGTCATCACCGTGGAAGACGGCAAGTCCCTGAACGACGAGCTGGACATCGTGGAAGGCATGCAGTTCGACCGCGGCTACCTGTCCCCATACTTCATCAACAACCAGGAAAAACAGGTTGCCGTTCTGGACAACCCATTCGTCCTGCTGTGCGACAAGAAGATCTCCAACATCCGCGACCTGCTGCCCGTACTGGAGCAAGTGGCCAAAGCCGGCCGTCCGCTGCTGATCATCGCTGAAGACATCGAAGGCGAAGCCCTGGCGACCCTGGTGGTCAACAACATCCGCGGCATCCTGAAAACCTGCGCAGTGAAAGCGCCAGGCTTCGGCGACCGTCGTAAAGCCATGCTGGAAGACATCGCCATCCTGACCGGCGGCCAAGTGGTGGCTGAAGAAGTCGGCCTGACCCTGGAAAAAGTGTCCCTGGCCGAACTGGGCCAAGCCAAGCGCATCGAAGTGGGCAAGGAAAACACCATCGTGATCGACGGTGCTGGCGAAGCGTCGGCCATCGAAGGCCGCGTGAAACAGATCCGCGTTCAGATCGAAGAAGCGACCTCGGACTACGACCGTGAAAAACTGCAAGAGCGCGTGGCCAAGCTGGCTGGCGGCGTTGCCGTGATCAAGGTTGGCGCTGCCACCGAAGTCGAAATGAAAGAGAAAAAAGCCCGCGTGGAAGACGCGCTGCACGCTACCCGCGCTGCCGTGGAAGAAGGCATTGTGCCAGGCGGCGGCGTTGCCCTGCTGCGCGCCCGCGCTGCCCTGACGCTGAAAGGCGACAACCCAGACCAGGACGCCGGCATCAAGATCGTGCTGCGCGCCATGGAAGAGCCTCTGCGCATGATCGTGCAGAACGCCGGCGAAGAATCGTCGGTGGTGGTGAACGCTGTGCTGGCCGGCAAAGGCAACTACGGCTACAACGCCGCCAACGGCACCTACGGCGACATGGTTGAAATGGGCGTGCTGGACCCAGCCAAAGTGACCCGCTCCGCGCTGCAGAACGCCGCGTCGATCGCTGGCCTGATGCTGACCACCGACTGCATGGTGGCTGAAGTCGTAGAAGACAAACCAGCCGGCGGCATGGGCGGTATGGGTGGCATGGGCGGTATGGGCGGCATGGACGGCATGATGTAA
- a CDS encoding cupin domain-containing protein codes for MILERQQDRQWAETAIPGMRLAAVWSANADGSYFVRFDEGARFPLHDHDGWEQILMLSGRIRFGEIELSAGDTLLLQQGEQHDAQALSDATFFVAHRGNITLLD; via the coding sequence ATGATCTTGGAACGACAACAGGACCGCCAATGGGCGGAGACCGCAATTCCCGGCATGCGCCTCGCCGCCGTCTGGAGCGCCAATGCCGATGGCAGTTACTTCGTCCGCTTCGACGAGGGCGCGCGCTTCCCCCTGCATGACCACGACGGCTGGGAGCAGATCCTGATGCTGAGCGGCCGCATCCGCTTCGGCGAGATCGAGCTGTCCGCCGGCGACACCCTGCTGCTCCAGCAGGGCGAGCAGCATGACGCCCAGGCGCTGAGCGACGCCACCTTCTTTGTGGCACACCGCGGCAATATCACGCTGCTGGACTGA
- a CDS encoding MFS transporter, protein MSTNLHLTPARERAILWLLAFIQFTVIMDFMVMMPLAPQLMQAFSISASKVSSAVSVYAWCAGLSGILAATYIDRFDRKRLLLTVFLLFNVSNLACALAPNFHVLVLSRAMAGLTGGVMGAMGMAIIGDIIPPNRRGYATGIMMTSFSIAAIAGVPTGVMLSAHYGWASTFYLLVLLSMVVWLAGVSLLPSLRGHLGKPVPLAAILPNLLALFTVGAHLRAFLLSGLNAMAGMMVIPFISPVLVSNLGIKPAEITWIYLAGGIATLFSARRLGNWSDSAGKHKIYRIVALASMVPMLTITHMPQMSLTLIICLFPIFMVLLSGRNIPLQALMTTVPDPAQRGAFLSANMAVVQMGTGIGALVGGICLVNGDDGHIHGYGTAGWIAVGLTLFTSWWVSNVRSAPSQEVIRSPA, encoded by the coding sequence ATGAGTACCAACTTACACCTTACCCCGGCGCGCGAGCGCGCCATTCTCTGGCTGCTGGCCTTTATACAATTCACCGTCATCATGGACTTCATGGTCATGATGCCGCTGGCGCCGCAATTGATGCAGGCCTTCTCGATCAGCGCTTCCAAGGTATCGAGCGCGGTCTCGGTCTACGCCTGGTGCGCCGGCCTGTCCGGCATCCTGGCCGCCACCTATATCGACCGCTTCGACCGCAAGCGCCTGCTGCTGACGGTCTTCCTGCTGTTTAATGTATCCAACCTGGCCTGCGCCCTGGCGCCCAACTTCCACGTGCTGGTGCTGTCGCGCGCCATGGCCGGCCTGACCGGCGGCGTGATGGGCGCGATGGGCATGGCCATCATCGGCGACATCATTCCGCCCAACCGGCGCGGCTATGCCACCGGCATCATGATGACTTCCTTCAGCATCGCGGCGATCGCCGGCGTGCCGACGGGCGTCATGCTGTCGGCGCACTACGGCTGGGCTTCGACCTTCTATCTGCTGGTGCTGCTGTCGATGGTGGTGTGGCTGGCGGGCGTCAGCCTCCTGCCGTCGCTGCGCGGCCATCTGGGCAAGCCGGTGCCGCTGGCGGCTATCCTGCCGAATCTGCTGGCGCTGTTCACCGTCGGCGCCCATCTGCGCGCCTTCCTGCTGAGCGGCTTGAATGCGATGGCGGGCATGATGGTGATCCCCTTCATCTCGCCGGTATTGGTGAGTAACCTCGGCATCAAGCCGGCCGAGATCACCTGGATTTATCTGGCGGGCGGCATCGCGACCCTGTTCAGCGCGCGCCGGCTGGGCAACTGGTCGGACAGCGCGGGCAAGCATAAGATCTACCGCATCGTGGCGCTGGCTTCCATGGTTCCGATGCTGACGATCACCCATATGCCGCAAATGTCGCTGACGCTGATCATCTGCCTCTTCCCCATCTTCATGGTGCTGCTGTCGGGACGGAATATTCCCTTGCAGGCCTTGATGACGACGGTGCCCGATCCGGCACAGCGCGGCGCCTTCCTCAGCGCGAATATGGCGGTGGTGCAGATGGGTACCGGGATCGGCGCGCTGGTGGGCGGCATCTGCCTGGTCAACGGTGACGATGGCCATATCCATGGCTACGGCACGGCTGGCTGGATCGCCGTCGGCCTGACCCTGTTCACCAGCTGGTGGGTGAGCAATGTGCGCAGCGCGCCTTCGCAGGAAGTTATCCGTTCGCCTGCCTGA
- a CDS encoding MFS transporter gives MPSLDATAPDLAPATRSGVAIAVLAVAAFAIVTTEYLIVGLLPGLARDMRISISAAGQLVTLFAFTVMLFGPPLTVLLSHIERKRLFVGILLLFAAANALAAMAPNIWVLALARFIPALALPVFWGTASETAGQLAGPRHAGRAVSQVYLGISAALLFGIPLGTLASDVMGWRATFWGLSALSLSMALLMLIFMPTLAQPQRQRIGEQARIFRDPRFVANVALSVLVFTAMFAAYTYLADILERIAGVPSSKVGWWLMGFGAVGLLGNWLGGRYVDRNPLCASALFTALLGVAMALCVPLAHAHGWLGVSLAFWGIAYTALFPICQVRVMKAASHAQALAGTMNVSAANAGTGLGAILGGVAIQQWGLASIGYVAAGVALLALVLTPWIAGLRPLDRQA, from the coding sequence ATGCCCTCTCTTGATGCGACCGCGCCAGACCTGGCACCGGCTACGCGCAGCGGCGTTGCCATCGCCGTGCTGGCCGTGGCGGCCTTCGCCATCGTCACCACCGAATACCTGATTGTCGGCCTGCTGCCCGGCCTGGCGCGCGATATGCGCATTTCCATTTCCGCCGCCGGCCAGCTCGTTACCTTGTTTGCCTTTACCGTGATGTTGTTTGGGCCGCCGCTGACGGTGCTGCTGTCGCATATTGAACGCAAGCGCCTCTTCGTCGGCATCTTGCTGCTCTTTGCAGCAGCCAACGCTCTCGCCGCCATGGCGCCGAATATCTGGGTCCTGGCGCTGGCGCGCTTCATTCCGGCGCTGGCGCTGCCGGTATTCTGGGGAACAGCCAGCGAAACGGCTGGCCAGCTGGCGGGTCCGCGCCATGCCGGACGCGCCGTGTCCCAGGTCTATCTGGGTATTTCGGCCGCGCTGCTGTTCGGCATTCCCCTTGGTACGCTGGCCTCGGACGTGATGGGCTGGCGTGCCACTTTCTGGGGCTTGTCCGCGCTCTCGCTGTCGATGGCGCTGCTGATGCTGATCTTCATGCCGACGCTGGCGCAGCCGCAGCGTCAGCGCATCGGTGAGCAGGCGCGGATTTTTCGCGACCCGCGCTTCGTCGCCAATGTGGCCTTGTCCGTGCTGGTCTTCACCGCCATGTTCGCTGCCTATACTTATCTGGCCGATATTTTGGAGCGCATCGCGGGCGTGCCTTCATCGAAAGTTGGCTGGTGGCTGATGGGTTTTGGCGCGGTGGGCTTGCTGGGCAACTGGCTGGGCGGGCGCTATGTGGACCGCAATCCGCTGTGCGCAAGCGCGCTGTTTACCGCATTGCTGGGTGTGGCGATGGCGCTGTGCGTGCCGCTGGCGCATGCCCATGGCTGGCTGGGCGTGTCGCTTGCCTTTTGGGGCATTGCCTATACCGCCTTGTTCCCGATCTGCCAGGTGCGGGTGATGAAAGCGGCTTCGCATGCGCAGGCGCTGGCGGGAACCATGAACGTCTCGGCTGCCAATGCCGGCACCGGATTGGGCGCTATCCTTGGCGGCGTGGCGATCCAGCAGTGGGGGCTGGCCAGCATAGGCTATGTGGCGGCGGGCGTGGCGCTGCTGGCCTTGGTATTGACGCCCTGGATTGCGGGCCTACGACCTTTGGACCGGCAGGCCTAG
- a CDS encoding glucokinase has translation MKQADADLKLSRTAFADGPRLLADIGATHARFALQTAPDEFRSVRVLQCDDFSGIVPLVRSYLEDHPGLNLNHAALALANPVHGDYISMTNRDWQFSTDEVRRELGLHTLLVVNDFTALAMSIPGLKPADLMQVGSGTAAPTSVIGVLGPGTGLGCSGVIPTVDGFITLGSEGGHTNFAPADEREYFILQYAWQTWSHVSNERLISGPGMEIIYRALAKRNGVSVRDLTSQQIIAGALKDQDALCQEVLECFCAMLGGAAANLAVTLGAFGGIFIGGGIVPRMGEWFLESPFRARFEAKGRFSSYLAEIPTYVITTPNPAFYGVATILSEHLRGRSGANTLMDRVQSLQSELTPAEQRVAQLVIEQPRLVLNEPIADIARLAEVSQPTVIRFCRSLGFQGLADFKLKFASSLTGAIPVRHSQVRVSDSTHDLSAKVIDNTVSAILKFRDQLDVRSLDRAIALISKAKKVEFYAMGNSRVVALDGQHKFFRFRIPTSLYGDAHLFTLAAELLQAGDVVIAISNSGKLPELLQAVEAARAAGADVIAITSSQSPLAKKATVCLTVDHAEDSTTFLSMISRILQLLLIDILSVGISLDEQNASLVLEHKGNGGSQESRRLLISHLDS, from the coding sequence ATGAAACAAGCCGACGCTGATCTTAAACTGAGCCGCACCGCCTTTGCCGACGGCCCCCGTCTGCTGGCCGACATCGGCGCCACGCATGCCCGCTTTGCGCTGCAAACCGCGCCCGACGAATTCCGCTCCGTGCGCGTGCTGCAATGCGACGATTTCAGCGGCATCGTGCCCCTGGTGCGCAGCTATCTGGAAGACCATCCCGGCCTGAACCTGAACCATGCGGCGCTGGCGCTGGCCAACCCGGTGCACGGCGATTACATCAGCATGACCAACCGCGACTGGCAGTTTTCCACCGACGAGGTGCGGCGCGAACTGGGCCTGCATACGCTGCTGGTGGTGAACGACTTCACGGCGCTGGCCATGTCCATCCCCGGCCTGAAACCGGCCGATTTGATGCAGGTCGGCAGCGGCACGGCGGCGCCGACCTCGGTGATCGGCGTGCTCGGCCCCGGCACAGGCCTGGGCTGCTCCGGCGTGATTCCAACGGTGGATGGTTTCATCACCCTCGGTTCGGAAGGCGGCCATACCAACTTCGCGCCGGCCGACGAGCGTGAATACTTCATCCTGCAATACGCCTGGCAAACCTGGTCGCACGTATCGAACGAGCGCCTGATTTCCGGCCCCGGCATGGAGATCATTTACCGCGCGCTGGCCAAGCGTAACGGCGTCTCGGTGCGCGACCTGACGTCGCAGCAGATCATCGCCGGCGCCTTGAAAGACCAGGACGCGCTGTGCCAGGAAGTGCTGGAATGCTTCTGCGCCATGCTGGGCGGCGCGGCCGCCAATCTGGCCGTGACGCTGGGCGCCTTCGGCGGCATCTTCATCGGCGGCGGCATCGTGCCGCGCATGGGCGAGTGGTTCCTGGAGTCGCCTTTCCGCGCCCGCTTTGAAGCCAAGGGCCGCTTCTCGTCCTATCTGGCGGAGATTCCGACTTACGTGATCACCACGCCGAATCCGGCCTTCTACGGCGTGGCCACCATCCTGTCCGAACATCTGCGCGGCCGCAGCGGCGCGAATACGCTGATGGACCGCGTGCAAAGCCTGCAAAGCGAGCTGACGCCGGCCGAGCAGCGCGTGGCCCAGCTGGTGATCGAGCAGCCGCGCCTGGTGCTGAACGAGCCGATTGCCGATATCGCGCGTCTGGCCGAAGTGAGCCAGCCGACCGTAATCCGCTTCTGCCGCTCGCTCGGCTTCCAGGGCCTGGCCGACTTCAAGCTGAAATTCGCCAGCAGCCTGACCGGCGCCATTCCGGTGCGCCACAGCCAGGTGCGCGTCAGCGACAGCACCCATGACCTGAGCGCCAAGGTGATCGACAACACCGTGTCGGCCATCCTCAAATTCCGCGACCAGCTCGACGTGCGTTCGCTGGACCGCGCGATTGCGCTGATCAGCAAGGCGAAAAAGGTGGAGTTCTACGCGATGGGCAATTCGCGCGTGGTGGCGCTGGACGGCCAGCACAAGTTCTTCCGCTTCCGCATTCCCACTTCCCTGTATGGCGACGCGCACCTGTTCACCCTGGCGGCCGAACTGCTGCAGGCGGGCGATGTGGTGATCGCCATTTCCAATTCGGGCAAATTGCCGGAACTGCTGCAGGCGGTGGAGGCGGCGCGCGCGGCGGGCGCCGATGTGATTGCGATTACCAGCAGCCAGTCGCCGCTGGCGAAGAAGGCCACGGTCTGCCTGACCGTCGATCACGCCGAGGACAGCACTACCTTCCTGTCCATGATCTCGCGCATCCTGCAACTGCTGCTGATCGACATTCTCTCGGTCGGCATTTCGCTCGACGAGCAGAACGCCTCGCTGGTGCTGGAGCACAAGGGCAATGGCGGCAGCCAGGAAAGCCGCCGCCTGCTGATCTCCCACCTCGACAGCTAG
- a CDS encoding HD domain-containing phosphohydrolase yields MKISTAACPPAWVSIAECLRALAFVGDLAAARRSGPRHPSWLMAALSRSPPASGERPSGMLLLEEMADLIDLQQPWLCGHSRRVAIAAQRAASQMGFDEQMQQCCYRAGLVHAIGRGAIPSELWNVAGPLPPAVREQLRLAPYWTWRALREAGGMAQEAEIASYVGERLDGSGNFRGATGTVTPLEGQVLAAAAAWVALQAARPWRPAYSTELAGAVLAREAAAGRFHSGVVDALQGTQDGAAPSVCAVARISLSERESEVLRAISQGQTNKQVARQLAISPRTVGTHVESAFRKLGCSTRAAATLKARTLRLI; encoded by the coding sequence ATGAAAATCTCCACCGCCGCATGCCCTCCGGCCTGGGTCAGCATTGCCGAGTGCCTGCGCGCGCTGGCGTTTGTCGGCGACCTGGCCGCTGCGCGGCGCTCCGGTCCGCGGCATCCGTCCTGGCTGATGGCGGCCTTGAGCCGCTCTCCACCGGCATCCGGCGAGCGGCCCAGCGGCATGCTGTTGCTGGAAGAGATGGCCGATCTGATCGACCTGCAGCAGCCCTGGCTATGCGGCCATTCCCGCCGCGTTGCCATCGCGGCGCAGCGCGCCGCCAGCCAAATGGGCTTCGATGAGCAGATGCAGCAATGCTGCTACCGTGCAGGCCTGGTACACGCTATCGGCCGTGGCGCCATTCCCAGCGAACTTTGGAACGTGGCCGGACCATTGCCGCCGGCTGTGCGCGAACAATTGCGGCTGGCGCCTTACTGGACCTGGCGCGCGCTGCGCGAAGCCGGCGGCATGGCGCAGGAAGCGGAGATCGCCTCCTATGTGGGCGAGCGGCTGGATGGTTCCGGCAATTTTCGCGGCGCCACCGGCACGGTCACGCCGCTTGAAGGCCAGGTGCTGGCCGCCGCAGCGGCCTGGGTAGCGCTGCAGGCGGCACGCCCCTGGCGTCCCGCGTATTCCACTGAGCTGGCGGGAGCGGTGCTGGCGCGGGAGGCCGCCGCCGGGCGCTTTCATTCCGGTGTGGTCGACGCGCTGCAAGGCACGCAGGATGGTGCAGCGCCATCCGTATGCGCCGTAGCCAGAATCAGCCTGAGTGAGCGCGAGAGCGAAGTCTTGCGCGCCATCAGCCAAGGCCAGACCAACAAGCAAGTGGCGCGTCAACTGGCGATCAGTCCGCGCACCGTCGGCACCCATGTGGAAAGCGCCTTCCGCAAGCTCGGTTGCAGTACCCGCGCGGCGGCAACGCTCAAGGCGCGGACGCTGCGGCTGATTTGA
- the groES gene encoding co-chaperone GroES has translation MNLRPLHDRVIVKRLDQETKTASGLIIPDAAAEKPDQGEVLAVGNGKVLEDGKVRPLEVKVGDRVLFGKYSGQAVKVDGEELLVMREEDIMAVVNK, from the coding sequence ATGAACCTTCGCCCTTTGCACGATCGCGTTATCGTCAAACGTCTCGACCAGGAAACCAAAACTGCGTCTGGCCTGATCATCCCTGATGCCGCTGCTGAGAAGCCGGATCAAGGCGAAGTACTGGCCGTGGGCAATGGCAAAGTGCTGGAAGACGGCAAAGTGCGCCCGCTGGAAGTCAAAGTCGGCGACCGCGTACTGTTCGGCAAATACTCCGGCCAGGCTGTCAAAGTTGACGGCGAAGAGCTGCTGGTGATGCGCGAAGAAGACATCATGGCCGTGGTCAACAAGTAA
- a CDS encoding LysR family transcriptional regulator, with translation MIPAERLKGIEAFVTTADAGSFTAAAERLHLTNSAVSKSVARLETRLGTRLFERTTRSLALTEAGAAFYRTCVQVLADLGEAEAVLAAQRTEPVGRLRLDAPLAFGRLQVWPLLLQFSEQHPGLRPHVSFSDRFVDLVDEGIDIAVRIGGPDHWPPALGHRYLGSEKLIFCAAPAYLARRGTPATPADLLAHDAVLFGRADGSSNPWLIAQNAGPAERWTMEGRIVSSSAEAQVEAVRKGCGVAQLATWLIRDALENGELIALLPELDMDGLPLNLVWPRGRQLLPKVDAMLDLLAQSLRIS, from the coding sequence ATGATTCCGGCTGAACGCCTGAAAGGCATCGAAGCTTTCGTTACCACGGCGGACGCGGGCAGCTTCACGGCCGCCGCCGAACGTCTGCACCTCACCAACTCCGCCGTCAGCAAGAGCGTGGCGCGTCTGGAGACGCGGCTCGGCACGCGGCTGTTCGAACGCACCACGCGCAGCCTGGCGCTGACCGAGGCGGGTGCCGCCTTCTACCGCACCTGCGTGCAGGTGCTGGCCGACTTGGGCGAAGCCGAAGCGGTACTCGCCGCGCAACGCACGGAGCCGGTGGGCCGTCTGCGGCTGGACGCGCCGCTCGCCTTCGGCCGCCTGCAAGTGTGGCCGCTGCTGCTGCAGTTCAGCGAACAGCATCCCGGCCTGCGTCCGCATGTCTCGTTCAGCGACCGCTTTGTCGATCTGGTCGACGAAGGCATCGACATCGCCGTGCGCATTGGTGGACCGGATCACTGGCCGCCCGCCTTGGGCCACCGCTACCTTGGCAGCGAAAAGCTGATCTTCTGCGCCGCTCCCGCCTATCTCGCGCGGCGTGGAACGCCAGCCACGCCGGCCGATCTGCTGGCGCATGACGCCGTGCTTTTCGGCCGGGCCGACGGCAGCAGCAATCCCTGGCTGATCGCCCAGAATGCCGGCCCCGCCGAACGCTGGACCATGGAAGGCCGCATCGTCAGCAGCAGCGCCGAGGCGCAGGTGGAGGCGGTGAGGAAAGGCTGCGGTGTCGCGCAACTGGCCACCTGGCTGATACGTGATGCACTGGAAAACGGCGAGCTGATTGCCTTGCTGCCGGAACTGGATATGGATGGCCTGCCGCTGAATCTGGTCTGGCCGCGCGGCAGGCAGTTACTGCCCAAGGTAGACGCCATGCTGGACTTGCTGGCGCAGTCGCTCCGGATCAGTTGA
- a CDS encoding MarR family winged helix-turn-helix transcriptional regulator: MRTPPTAPLEDQLCFSLYRANLEIGRAYQPLFDTLGITYPQFLVLNSLWEKDGRTVGEIAERLSLESSNITPLIKRLEAAGLLTRQRNPLDDRQVLVTLSEAGRALRQRCTLTEVLLGASGMKPEQLTALNAAVQRLLRAIDSTKEKNAG; this comes from the coding sequence ATGCGAACGCCGCCCACCGCCCCGCTGGAAGACCAGTTGTGTTTTTCGCTCTACCGCGCCAACCTGGAAATCGGCCGCGCCTATCAGCCCTTGTTCGACACCCTGGGCATCACCTATCCGCAATTCCTCGTACTCAATTCGCTGTGGGAAAAGGATGGCCGCACCGTGGGCGAGATCGCCGAACGCCTGTCGCTCGAATCCAGCAATATCACGCCGCTGATCAAACGCCTGGAGGCGGCCGGCTTGCTGACGCGCCAGCGCAATCCCCTGGACGACCGCCAGGTGCTGGTCACGCTGAGCGAGGCAGGCCGCGCGCTGCGGCAACGCTGCACGCTGACCGAGGTCCTGCTTGGCGCGAGCGGGATGAAGCCGGAGCAATTGACGGCCCTGAACGCCGCCGTCCAGCGCCTGCTGCGCGCCATCGACAGCACGAAGGAAAAGAATGCGGGGTAG